A region of Methanomicrobiales archaeon DNA encodes the following proteins:
- a CDS encoding replication protein C encodes MLWIEKHRPRRFEDVAGQERVMEHLATFAATRNVPHLLVCGPHGTGKSAAVECFARSLYGEFWEENTTVIPAADLFGEGKRYLEADERFGHLYRRDLTLLANFKHVVKWYASLRPLGAEFKLMVFEGAEGLTKDAQAALRRIMERYSATCRFVFVTTNPSAILPAIGSRCLPLFFSPLPPERIEETLRRILRQEAPDTVLPDEDLALIVHAARGDLRMAILLIQIHVASGGKTDLAEIAISETDNVAAAAFASVRSGEFAAAQKQVESLFIDYGLTATEVLAALRRAVRREYNDPRLVERIAEADYRLTRGGNEYVQVNALLATMMEGVPQRNGGASRLHA; translated from the coding sequence ATGCTCTGGATTGAGAAGCACCGCCCGCGGCGGTTCGAGGACGTGGCGGGGCAGGAGCGGGTGATGGAGCACCTCGCCACGTTCGCCGCCACCCGCAACGTGCCGCACCTTCTCGTCTGCGGACCGCACGGCACGGGGAAGAGCGCCGCGGTCGAGTGCTTCGCGCGGAGTCTCTACGGGGAGTTCTGGGAGGAGAACACGACCGTGATTCCGGCCGCCGACCTCTTCGGGGAGGGGAAGCGCTACCTGGAGGCGGACGAGCGGTTCGGCCACCTCTACCGCAGGGACCTGACCCTTCTCGCGAACTTCAAGCATGTGGTGAAGTGGTACGCCTCGCTCCGCCCCCTGGGCGCGGAGTTCAAGCTGATGGTCTTCGAGGGCGCGGAGGGGCTCACGAAGGACGCGCAGGCGGCGTTGCGGCGGATCATGGAGAGATACTCCGCCACCTGCCGCTTCGTCTTCGTCACGACCAATCCTTCCGCGATCCTGCCCGCGATCGGCTCCCGCTGCCTGCCGCTCTTCTTCTCCCCCCTCCCCCCGGAGCGGATCGAGGAGACGCTCCGCCGCATCCTGCGGCAGGAGGCGCCCGACACGGTCCTCCCCGATGAGGATCTCGCCCTGATCGTCCATGCGGCGCGGGGGGACCTGCGGATGGCGATCCTGCTCATCCAGATCCACGTCGCGTCCGGTGGAAAGACCGATCTCGCCGAGATCGCCATCTCCGAGACCGACAACGTCGCCGCGGCCGCGTTCGCCTCGGTGCGGAGCGGGGAGTTCGCGGCGGCCCAGAAGCAGGTCGAGTCCCTCTTCATCGACTACGGCCTCACCGCGACCGAGGTGCTCGCCGCCCTGCGGCGGGCGGTGCGGAGGGAGTACAACGATCCCCGGCTGGTGGAGCGGATCGCGGAGGCGGACTACCGCCTGACCCGGGGGGGGAACGAGTACGTCCAGGTGAACGCCCTCCTGGCGACGATGATGGAGGGGGTGCCGCAGCGAAATGGCGGCGCTTCACGCCTGCACGCCTGA
- a CDS encoding methyltransferase domain-containing protein: MKKVAEHYDAVAGIYDRRYDSPRGKAYHGHISWRVMERLPRGVSLLDLGCGTGLFIQRYTAEGGTAVGLDISGGMVEMARRRCPASDFVVGTAEVLPFREGQFDAVASLLAFSYLSRPDRMLRETYRVLRPGGSVAICTLGSSLLTLVLVPAVYRLGELLGVRRVGVGDFNEHYYSEEEILELFDRAGFEAIQVQRCSFANIHLADPLFRIFKAAEPFVEENLPALAYNILASGKKPLE, encoded by the coding sequence CTGAAGAAGGTCGCCGAGCACTACGACGCGGTGGCGGGCATCTACGACCGCCGCTACGACTCCCCGCGGGGGAAGGCATACCACGGCCATATCAGCTGGCGGGTGATGGAGCGGCTCCCGCGGGGGGTCTCGCTCCTCGATCTGGGCTGCGGCACGGGACTCTTCATCCAGCGCTACACCGCGGAGGGGGGGACGGCGGTCGGCCTGGACATCAGCGGCGGCATGGTGGAGATGGCCCGCCGCCGCTGCCCCGCGAGCGACTTCGTGGTCGGGACCGCGGAGGTGCTCCCCTTCCGCGAGGGGCAGTTCGACGCGGTGGCGAGTCTGCTCGCGTTCAGCTACCTCTCCCGCCCCGATCGGATGCTGCGGGAGACCTACCGCGTGCTGCGGCCGGGGGGGAGCGTGGCGATCTGCACGCTGGGGTCCTCCCTGCTCACGCTCGTTCTGGTGCCGGCGGTCTACCGCCTGGGGGAGCTCCTGGGCGTGCGCCGTGTCGGCGTGGGGGATTTCAACGAGCACTACTATTCGGAGGAGGAGATCCTCGAACTCTTCGACCGGGCCGGATTCGAGGCGATCCAGGTGCAACGCTGCTCGTTCGCAAACATCCACCTGGCCGACCCGCTCTTCCGGATCTTCAAGGCCGCGGAGCCGTTCGTCGAGGAGAATCTGCCGGCTCTCGCCTACAACATCCTGGCGAGCGGGAAGAAGCCGCTGGAGTGA